One Helianthus annuus cultivar XRQ/B chromosome 12, HanXRQr2.0-SUNRISE, whole genome shotgun sequence genomic region harbors:
- the LOC110895377 gene encoding uncharacterized protein LOC110895377, which translates to MMSQTSKDTMKYNKGVKKNRLLITVNVLGSPGPLRLIVNKDDTVSTVIDSSLKLYARGGRLPILGSDITKFVLFSSNAPSHALSSSEAIWLSGGRNFVMYKKNTNLQTTEAKSDLITNQSDSRSWKSWLRNLNKSFKIISH; encoded by the exons ATGATGAGCCAAACTTCAAAGGATACTATGAAGTACAACAAGGGTGTGAAGAAAAACCGGCTGTTGATTACAGTTAACGTTCTAGGGAGTCCAGGGCCGTTGAGGTTGATAGTGAACAAAGATGATACAGTGTCAACTGTTATCGATTCATCTCTAAAATTATATGCACGTGGTGGACGGCTTCCTATTCTCGGATCAGATATCACAAAATTTGTGCTTTTTTCTTCAAATGCACCATCCCATG CATTGAGTTCAAGTGAAGCAATATGGCTATCTGGTGGGAGGAACTTTGTGATGTACAAGAAGAACACTAACTTACAAACAACAGAAGCTAAGTCAGATTTGATCACGAACCAATCAGACAGTCGTAGTTGGAAATCATGGCTTCGTAATCTGAACAAGTCCTTCAAGATCATATCACATTGA